From the Microbacterium sp. W4I4 genome, one window contains:
- a CDS encoding enoyl-CoA hydratase/isomerase family protein produces the protein MSALLLERRDDRVVATLNRPSVRNAIDQGMVDELHALCEELEREPRVLILIGADGIFASGADISQLRERNADDARKGINSTIFRRIRSLPMPVIAAVDGYALGGGAELAYAADIRIGTPRVRFGNPETGLGIIAAAGATWRLPEIVGHARASELLLTGRIIDGEEALAWGLVSSLHEPDALLDAAHALADRIGANGSRATQLTKLALLAGPDQHPAIELEVQAELFDSDEKHRRMTAFLERRR, from the coding sequence ATGAGCGCACTGCTCCTCGAACGCCGCGACGACCGCGTCGTCGCCACGCTGAACCGCCCCTCCGTGCGCAACGCGATCGACCAGGGCATGGTCGACGAGCTGCACGCGCTCTGCGAGGAGCTGGAGCGCGAGCCCCGGGTGCTGATCCTCATCGGCGCCGACGGGATCTTCGCCTCGGGCGCCGATATCAGCCAGCTGCGCGAGCGCAACGCCGACGATGCACGCAAAGGCATCAACTCGACGATCTTCCGCCGCATCCGCTCCCTGCCGATGCCGGTGATCGCCGCGGTCGACGGCTACGCGCTGGGAGGTGGGGCCGAGCTCGCCTACGCGGCGGACATCCGCATCGGCACGCCCCGCGTGCGCTTCGGCAACCCCGAGACCGGACTCGGCATCATCGCCGCGGCAGGCGCCACCTGGCGACTGCCGGAGATCGTCGGGCACGCGCGCGCCAGCGAGCTGCTGCTCACCGGCCGCATCATCGACGGGGAAGAGGCCCTGGCGTGGGGGCTGGTGTCCTCCCTGCACGAACCCGACGCCCTCCTGGACGCCGCACATGCGCTGGCCGACCGGATCGGTGCGAACGGCTCCCGGGCGACGCAGCTCACCAAGCTCGCCCTGCTGGCGGGTCCTGACCAGCACCCCGCGATCGAGCTCGAGGTGCAGGCCGAGCTGTTCGACAGCGACGAGAAGCACCGCCGTATGACGGCCTTTCTGGAGAGACGACGATGA
- a CDS encoding 3-hydroxyacyl-CoA dehydrogenase family protein, with protein sequence MTLPQIVGVLGGGRMGAGIAHAFLLAGAQVHLVERDEPSADAARERVLASVATSVKRGDLADATAVTASLAVGTDITAFAGAGLVIEAVPEDRDLKLDALTRIEAVLPEDAVLASNTSSISIDVLAASLTRPERFLGLHFFNPVPASKLVELVVGSRTDDTVVADARGWVAALGKTPVVVRDSPGFASSRLGVMLGLEAIRMLEEGVADAADIDAAMELGYRHPMGPLRTTDVVGLDVRLGIAEELARELGPRFEPPELLRRLVAEGKLGRKSGEGFYVWNEER encoded by the coding sequence ATGACACTTCCACAGATCGTCGGCGTGCTCGGCGGCGGCCGCATGGGCGCAGGCATCGCGCACGCCTTCCTGCTCGCCGGCGCGCAGGTTCACCTCGTCGAGCGCGATGAACCGTCGGCGGATGCGGCTCGCGAGCGGGTGCTCGCCAGCGTCGCGACGTCGGTCAAGCGTGGAGATCTCGCCGACGCCACGGCGGTCACCGCATCGCTCGCGGTCGGCACCGACATCACCGCGTTCGCCGGTGCGGGTCTGGTCATCGAAGCCGTGCCCGAAGACCGGGACCTCAAGCTCGACGCCCTGACGCGCATCGAGGCCGTCCTCCCGGAGGACGCGGTGCTGGCATCCAACACCTCCTCGATCTCGATCGACGTGCTCGCGGCATCCCTCACCCGCCCCGAACGCTTCCTGGGCCTGCACTTCTTCAACCCGGTGCCGGCATCGAAGCTCGTGGAGCTCGTCGTGGGCTCCCGTACCGACGACACGGTGGTCGCCGACGCCCGCGGTTGGGTCGCCGCCCTCGGCAAGACGCCGGTGGTCGTGCGTGACTCCCCCGGATTCGCGTCGAGCCGACTGGGCGTGATGCTCGGCCTGGAGGCGATCCGAATGCTGGAGGAGGGCGTCGCCGACGCCGCGGACATCGATGCCGCCATGGAGCTCGGCTACCGGCATCCGATGGGCCCGCTGCGCACAACCGACGTCGTCGGGCTGGATGTGCGCCTCGGCATCGCCGAGGAGCTGGCCCGCGAGCTCGGGCCGCGGTTCGAACCGCCCGAGCTCTTGCGGCGCCTGGTGGCGGAGGGAAAGCTGGGCCGCAAGAGCGGCGAGGGATTCTACGTGTGGAACGAGGAACGATGA
- a CDS encoding Lrp/AsnC family transcriptional regulator, with protein MTDLDATDQAILDELRRDARTSMTAIADTVHISRAGAHARIKRLTDAGVITGYTVRTDPVQLGHHASAYVMLAIEQATWQDVQARLRAIPEVEHMALVGGDFDVILLVRASDARDLRRIVLEDIQAIPSIRSTRTTLIFEDFGRE; from the coding sequence ATGACCGATCTGGATGCCACGGATCAGGCGATCCTCGACGAACTGCGCCGAGACGCCCGCACTTCGATGACCGCGATCGCGGACACCGTGCACATCTCCCGCGCGGGCGCGCACGCCCGCATCAAGCGACTCACGGATGCCGGTGTCATCACCGGCTACACGGTGCGCACCGACCCCGTGCAGCTCGGCCACCACGCCTCCGCCTACGTGATGCTCGCGATCGAGCAGGCCACCTGGCAGGACGTGCAGGCGCGGCTCCGAGCCATCCCCGAGGTGGAGCACATGGCCCTGGTCGGCGGGGACTTCGACGTCATCCTGCTGGTACGCGCCAGCGACGCCCGCGACCTGCGTCGCATCGTGCTGGAGGACATCCAGGCGATCCCGTCGATCCGCTCCACCCGCACGACACTGATCTTCGAGGACTTCGGCCGGGAGTGA
- the paaI gene encoding hydroxyphenylacetyl-CoA thioesterase PaaI: MREMMRRDQASAMLGMVVELDEPGRAVVSMTVRDDMLNGFAITHGGLVFALADTAFAIACNEDERVTVAGGADITFLKSTTTGQVLTATAVRRVVSGRSGLYDITVTDETGDAVAEVRGRSISTNRMPG, encoded by the coding sequence ATGAGGGAGATGATGCGACGCGATCAGGCCTCGGCGATGCTCGGGATGGTGGTCGAGCTCGACGAGCCAGGGCGCGCCGTCGTGTCGATGACCGTGCGCGACGACATGCTGAACGGCTTCGCGATCACGCACGGCGGGCTGGTGTTCGCGCTGGCCGACACGGCGTTCGCGATCGCCTGCAACGAGGACGAACGGGTCACCGTCGCCGGCGGCGCCGACATCACGTTCCTGAAATCGACCACGACCGGTCAGGTGCTCACCGCGACGGCCGTGCGTCGCGTCGTCAGCGGCCGCAGCGGGCTCTACGACATCACGGTGACCGACGAGACCGGCGATGCCGTCGCCGAGGTGCGCGGGCGCTCGATCAGCACGAACCGGATGCCGGGCTGA
- the paaZ gene encoding phenylacetic acid degradation bifunctional protein PaaZ, giving the protein MTDYLPSYVQGEWRTPAADAKATDVRDASTGDVITRVSTEGLDLAGALEYARTIGHASLATLTFHQRAVLLKQFALALTERKDELYAVSARAGATKADSWVDIDGGIGVLFAYSGKGRRELPNSRVYVDGPVEPLSKDGSFLGRHIYTALPGVAVQINAFNFPVWGSLEKFAPAFLAGMPTLVKPATPTGYLAEAMVRILVESGLLPEGSVQLVSGSVPDLFENLRLGDLVGFTGSASTAESLRRHPSVQTGGVRFTAETDSINASVLGTDAVDGTPEFDAYVRQLVAEMTSKAGQKCTAIRRAIVPTGSADAVIAAVQARIADKTVLGDPRAEGVTMGPLASLAQRDEVLRQVRALQDAGGRLVIGTTDAPEVRLADGTTASAPDGAFVSPVLLRFDDAQADAVHGVEAFGPVSSLLTYDTTDEAAALVNRGGGSLVTSIATHDPAQAVELATRIAPFNGRMLLLDRDDARSSTGHGSPLPGLVHGGPGRAGGGEELGGIRAVLHHMQRTAVQGSPEMLTALTGVWHAGAAARAGDRHPFRKSLAELRIGDQIVSGSREVTLEDIETFAHFTGDTFYAHMDEESAAANPFFPGRVAHGYLLVSWAAGLFVDPEPGPVLANYGLENLRFITPVSPGDSIRVELTAKQITPRETDEYGEVRWDAVIRNQKDELVATYDVLTLVTKEPIAA; this is encoded by the coding sequence ATGACCGACTACCTGCCCAGTTATGTTCAAGGCGAGTGGCGGACTCCCGCCGCTGATGCGAAGGCGACCGATGTGCGCGATGCCTCCACGGGCGACGTGATCACCCGCGTCTCCACCGAGGGCCTCGACCTGGCGGGCGCTCTCGAGTACGCCCGCACGATCGGGCACGCTTCGCTCGCGACCCTCACCTTCCACCAGCGTGCCGTGCTGCTGAAGCAGTTCGCGCTGGCACTGACGGAGCGCAAGGACGAGCTCTACGCCGTCTCCGCGCGGGCCGGCGCGACGAAGGCCGACTCCTGGGTGGACATCGACGGCGGCATCGGCGTGCTGTTCGCGTACTCGGGCAAGGGCCGCCGCGAGCTGCCGAACAGCCGCGTGTACGTCGACGGCCCGGTCGAGCCGTTGTCGAAGGACGGCTCATTCCTCGGCCGCCACATCTACACGGCCCTGCCGGGCGTGGCCGTGCAGATCAACGCCTTCAACTTCCCGGTCTGGGGCTCGCTGGAGAAGTTCGCCCCGGCGTTCCTGGCCGGCATGCCCACGCTCGTCAAACCCGCCACCCCGACCGGGTATCTGGCCGAAGCGATGGTGCGCATCCTCGTCGAATCCGGGCTGCTGCCCGAGGGCTCCGTTCAGCTGGTCAGCGGCAGCGTCCCCGACCTGTTCGAGAACCTGCGCCTGGGCGACCTGGTCGGCTTCACCGGCAGCGCGTCCACCGCCGAGAGTCTGCGGCGGCATCCGTCCGTGCAGACCGGCGGGGTGCGCTTCACCGCCGAGACCGATTCGATCAACGCGTCGGTGCTGGGCACGGATGCCGTCGACGGCACTCCCGAGTTCGATGCGTACGTGCGCCAGCTGGTCGCGGAGATGACGTCGAAGGCCGGGCAGAAGTGCACGGCCATCCGTCGGGCGATCGTTCCGACCGGGTCGGCGGATGCCGTGATCGCGGCCGTGCAGGCGCGCATCGCCGACAAGACGGTGCTGGGTGACCCGCGTGCAGAGGGCGTGACGATGGGGCCGCTGGCCTCGCTCGCGCAGCGCGACGAGGTGCTGCGGCAGGTGCGCGCGCTGCAGGACGCCGGCGGACGGTTGGTCATCGGCACCACCGATGCCCCCGAGGTGCGCCTCGCCGACGGCACCACGGCATCCGCGCCAGATGGCGCCTTCGTCTCCCCCGTGCTGCTGCGCTTCGACGATGCGCAGGCGGATGCCGTGCACGGCGTCGAGGCCTTCGGCCCGGTGTCGTCGCTGCTGACCTACGACACGACCGACGAGGCAGCGGCGCTCGTCAACCGTGGCGGCGGGTCGCTGGTGACGAGCATCGCCACCCACGACCCGGCCCAGGCCGTGGAGCTCGCCACCCGCATCGCGCCGTTCAACGGCCGGATGCTGCTGCTCGACCGCGACGACGCCCGCTCATCCACGGGGCACGGCTCGCCGCTGCCGGGACTCGTCCACGGAGGGCCCGGCCGGGCAGGCGGCGGCGAGGAGCTCGGCGGCATCCGTGCCGTGCTGCACCACATGCAGCGCACGGCCGTGCAGGGCTCGCCCGAGATGCTCACCGCGCTGACCGGCGTCTGGCACGCCGGAGCCGCCGCACGGGCCGGCGACCGGCATCCGTTCCGCAAATCCCTGGCGGAACTGCGCATCGGCGACCAGATCGTGTCGGGCTCGCGCGAGGTGACACTGGAGGACATCGAGACCTTCGCGCACTTCACCGGCGACACCTTCTACGCCCACATGGACGAGGAATCCGCCGCGGCGAACCCGTTCTTCCCCGGTCGCGTCGCGCACGGCTATCTGCTCGTGTCATGGGCGGCGGGCCTGTTCGTCGACCCGGAGCCCGGCCCGGTGCTCGCCAACTACGGTCTGGAGAACCTGCGCTTCATCACTCCGGTCTCGCCCGGCGACAGCATCCGGGTCGAGCTGACGGCCAAGCAGATCACGCCGCGCGAGACCGACGAGTACGGCGAGGTGCGCTGGGACGCCGTCATCCGCAACCAGAAGGATGAGCTCGTGGCCACCTACGACGTGCTCACGCTCGTGACCAAGGAGCCGATCGCCGCATGA
- a CDS encoding alpha-ketoacid dehydrogenase subunit beta: MTIAHDDTRLDTARPVVGTMTMATALNRALADAITEDPEVVVFGEDVGALGGVFRITDGLAERFGEDRCFDTPLAESGIVGTAVGMAMNGMRPVVEMQFDAFALPAFEQVVSHVAKLGNRTRGAVRMPMVIRIPFGGGIGGVEHHCDSSEAYYAHTPGLTVVSPSTPQDAYSMLRAAIASPDPVVFLEPKKLYWSKGEVDTSITVDLGTARVAREGTDVTVLTYAAMVPVALEAAEIAASEGRSVQVIDIRSLSPFDDATVTAAVKSTGRAVVVAEAPGYVSVASEIQARVFERCFEYLEAPVRRVTGFDTPFAPPKLEHWYLPDADRILDAIDSLHWDDSDAEGAPR, encoded by the coding sequence ATGACGATCGCACACGACGACACCCGGCTCGACACCGCCCGCCCCGTGGTCGGGACGATGACCATGGCCACCGCGCTCAACCGCGCGCTCGCCGACGCCATCACGGAGGACCCCGAGGTGGTCGTCTTCGGGGAGGACGTCGGCGCCCTCGGCGGAGTGTTCCGCATCACCGATGGCCTGGCCGAACGGTTCGGCGAAGACCGCTGTTTCGACACGCCGCTGGCCGAGTCGGGCATCGTCGGCACCGCGGTCGGTATGGCGATGAACGGCATGCGCCCGGTGGTCGAGATGCAGTTCGACGCGTTCGCACTGCCGGCGTTCGAGCAGGTCGTCAGTCACGTCGCCAAGCTCGGCAACCGCACCCGCGGGGCCGTGCGGATGCCGATGGTCATCCGCATCCCGTTCGGCGGCGGCATCGGCGGCGTGGAGCACCACTGCGACTCCTCCGAGGCGTACTACGCGCACACTCCCGGGCTGACGGTCGTCTCGCCGTCGACCCCGCAGGACGCGTACTCGATGCTGCGGGCGGCGATCGCCTCGCCCGACCCCGTGGTGTTCCTGGAGCCCAAGAAGCTGTACTGGTCCAAGGGCGAGGTCGACACGTCGATCACCGTCGATCTCGGCACGGCGCGCGTCGCGCGAGAGGGCACGGACGTCACGGTGCTCACGTACGCGGCCATGGTTCCCGTCGCCCTTGAGGCTGCCGAGATCGCCGCATCCGAGGGACGCAGCGTGCAGGTCATCGACATCCGCAGTCTGTCGCCCTTCGACGACGCGACAGTCACCGCGGCAGTGAAGTCCACGGGCCGCGCGGTGGTCGTCGCCGAGGCGCCGGGATACGTCAGCGTCGCGAGCGAGATCCAGGCCCGCGTGTTCGAGCGCTGCTTCGAGTACCTCGAGGCGCCCGTGCGCCGGGTGACCGGCTTCGACACGCCCTTCGCTCCGCCGAAGCTCGAGCACTGGTATCTGCCGGATGCCGATCGCATCCTGGATGCCATCGATTCGCTGCACTGGGATGACAGCGACGCCGAGGGGGCTCCGCGATGA
- a CDS encoding YncE family protein, with amino-acid sequence MSLPIRLADKDTQNMARSIPGTGNGNVFVVTESSADRIAFVDLSNTRTPVQTETIVGAAPWAIAVHESTRRAYVTTAEGLAVVDLDSRERIALASYIDQPTDIAYGEYRPGGTGVVVTPDGATVYAGVHRDGRNSTVERFDAASASFTDSFEVGDRPFDVQISPSGHELYTIDHDSFTVHTISVGDHTVVRTEVAPFGTELGLLSHYKPHYAAVAEDGTLYLPFQGQGLVVYSPESHEYATEPMTADSHQHGVGLTADGRLLVVGVGPIGGATLGPSLTIRDLATGSETVLPLEKGHENATEWLDAPDGRPKAVLTGGSTSRGPWDGIAVVDLESHVLTEIPVPNMPQMGVFITD; translated from the coding sequence GTGAGCCTGCCCATCAGGCTCGCGGACAAGGACACGCAGAACATGGCCCGCAGCATCCCCGGCACCGGCAATGGCAACGTCTTCGTCGTCACGGAGAGCAGCGCCGATCGCATCGCTTTCGTCGATCTCAGCAACACCCGGACGCCGGTGCAGACCGAGACAATCGTCGGAGCAGCCCCATGGGCCATCGCGGTACACGAATCCACCCGTCGCGCCTACGTGACCACCGCTGAGGGCCTGGCCGTGGTCGACCTCGACTCCCGTGAGCGCATCGCCCTGGCGTCCTACATCGACCAGCCGACCGACATCGCTTACGGCGAGTACCGGCCCGGCGGCACTGGTGTGGTCGTGACCCCCGACGGCGCGACCGTTTACGCCGGTGTACACCGTGACGGACGCAACTCCACCGTCGAACGCTTCGACGCGGCCAGCGCCTCCTTCACCGACTCCTTCGAAGTGGGCGACCGTCCGTTCGACGTGCAGATATCGCCGAGCGGCCACGAGCTGTACACGATCGACCACGACTCGTTCACGGTGCACACGATCAGCGTCGGCGACCATACCGTCGTGCGCACCGAGGTCGCGCCCTTCGGCACCGAACTTGGCCTGCTCTCGCACTACAAGCCACATTATGCCGCGGTCGCCGAGGACGGCACGCTGTACCTGCCATTCCAGGGCCAGGGCCTCGTGGTGTACTCCCCGGAGAGCCACGAGTACGCCACTGAGCCGATGACCGCCGACTCGCACCAGCACGGTGTCGGTCTCACCGCCGACGGACGCCTGCTCGTCGTCGGTGTCGGGCCGATCGGCGGGGCGACACTGGGACCGAGCCTCACCATCCGCGACCTCGCAACCGGCAGCGAGACCGTACTCCCGCTGGAGAAGGGGCACGAGAACGCAACCGAGTGGCTCGACGCACCCGATGGGCGGCCGAAGGCTGTCCTCACCGGCGGTTCGACCAGCCGCGGCCCGTGGGACGGCATCGCGGTCGTCGACCTCGAATCCCACGTTCTCACTGAGATTCCTGTTCCGAACATGCCTCAGATGGGCGTATTCATCACCGACTGA
- the pdhA gene encoding pyruvate dehydrogenase (acetyl-transferring) E1 component subunit alpha, protein MRHDDLLPRDIPVSLIAADGTAVADERYSMPDAETLLRAYQGLVEGRRINDQAYALVRQGRMAVYPSSHGQEACQIGASLVLGERDWLFPTYRDSVAVIARGVAPADAMVLLKGDWHSGYDPAEHRVAPQATPLATQLLHAVGFAYAVKRRGEDTVVLALCGDGATSEGDFHEAMNFAAVFHVPVVIFVQNNEFAISVPLSRQTAAPSLAHKAIGYGMPGQRVDGNDVAAVLAVLGEAVERARSGGGPSLVEAHTYRMQAHTNADDDTRYREREEVKAWVARDPLSRMQTYLTAQGLLDDAAEERLAAGAEDIAAALRDALNADAELDPEDLFRFVTAERSTQLEEQWQLLRAEIERASLGSTDLADAGGHR, encoded by the coding sequence ATGCGGCACGACGACCTGCTCCCCCGCGACATCCCGGTGTCGCTCATCGCTGCCGACGGCACCGCCGTCGCCGACGAGCGCTACTCGATGCCGGATGCCGAGACGCTGCTGCGCGCGTACCAGGGCCTCGTCGAGGGCCGCCGCATCAACGATCAGGCCTACGCGCTGGTGCGGCAGGGCCGCATGGCGGTCTACCCGTCCTCGCACGGGCAGGAGGCCTGCCAGATCGGCGCGTCTCTCGTACTCGGCGAGCGCGACTGGCTCTTCCCCACCTACCGCGATTCCGTCGCGGTCATCGCGCGCGGCGTCGCGCCGGCGGATGCCATGGTGCTGCTGAAGGGTGACTGGCACTCCGGCTACGACCCGGCCGAACATCGTGTCGCCCCGCAGGCCACCCCCCTCGCGACCCAACTGCTGCACGCGGTCGGCTTCGCCTACGCAGTCAAGCGCCGCGGCGAGGACACCGTCGTGCTCGCCCTCTGCGGTGACGGTGCGACCAGCGAGGGCGACTTCCACGAGGCGATGAACTTCGCCGCCGTGTTCCACGTGCCCGTCGTCATCTTCGTGCAGAACAACGAGTTCGCGATCTCCGTGCCGCTGTCCAGGCAGACCGCCGCCCCGTCGTTGGCGCACAAGGCGATCGGCTACGGGATGCCGGGGCAGCGCGTCGACGGCAACGATGTGGCCGCCGTGCTTGCCGTGCTCGGCGAGGCGGTGGAGCGCGCCCGCTCCGGCGGCGGACCGTCGCTGGTCGAGGCGCACACCTACCGGATGCAGGCGCACACCAATGCCGACGACGACACCCGCTACCGGGAGCGCGAAGAGGTGAAGGCGTGGGTCGCCCGAGACCCGCTCAGCCGCATGCAGACGTACTTGACCGCCCAGGGTCTGCTCGACGATGCCGCCGAGGAGCGGCTGGCCGCGGGCGCCGAGGACATCGCCGCAGCGCTGCGCGACGCGCTGAACGCGGATGCCGAACTCGACCCCGAGGACCTGTTCCGCTTCGTCACCGCCGAGCGCTCCACACAGCTCGAGGAGCAGTGGCAGCTGCTGCGCGCCGAGATCGAGCGCGCATCCCTCGGCAGTACGGATCTGGCAGACGCAGGAGGTCACCGATGA
- a CDS encoding dihydrolipoamide acetyltransferase family protein, whose amino-acid sequence MSTVTARVFRLPDLGEGLTEAGLVQWLVKVGDTITTDQAIAEVETAKSIVELPSPFAGVITALHGEPGDTIDVGSPVLEVDGVASDAPGTATPDASGADDTGADATEQDAYRAEERAGSGSGNVLIGYGTTERATSGRRRPRATPSPSPTPSPTPSSSRARDLAESTASSRAEPVHASTSRAVDGGEARPAPVAVRSPLVRRLARDLGVDVQTITGTGADGAITRGDVLRAAVDTAVDGVGAAAASASASASASASASASAPASGESLDGLAVLSRERMSPLRKAVSAKLSRSRTEIPEATVWVDVDATELWNLRAQMAPEGGKAPSLTALLARFTLIALAEFPLLASRFNDDASEILSFDGVNLGIAADTDRGLMVPVIPRAHDLDVQQLDAALRELAATAREGRMPPERLRGSTFTLNNYGGLGVDGSAPIINHPDVAMLGIGRILERPWVVDGEIVVRRIAQLSLVFDHRMCDGGYAAGFLRRVMELIEHPLRAYGRVR is encoded by the coding sequence ATGAGCACCGTGACCGCCCGGGTGTTCCGCCTGCCCGACCTCGGCGAGGGACTCACCGAGGCGGGCCTGGTGCAATGGCTCGTGAAGGTGGGCGACACGATCACGACCGATCAGGCCATCGCCGAGGTCGAGACCGCCAAGAGCATTGTCGAGCTGCCGTCCCCGTTCGCGGGCGTCATCACGGCACTGCACGGCGAGCCCGGCGACACGATCGACGTCGGCTCCCCGGTGCTCGAGGTCGACGGGGTCGCGTCCGATGCCCCGGGCACGGCGACTCCGGATGCCAGTGGTGCGGATGACACCGGTGCGGATGCCACCGAGCAGGACGCGTACCGCGCCGAGGAGCGCGCGGGTTCCGGCTCCGGCAACGTCCTGATCGGCTACGGCACCACCGAGCGCGCCACCTCCGGTCGCCGCCGTCCCCGCGCCACCCCCTCGCCCTCGCCCACGCCCTCCCCCACCCCCTCTTCGTCGAGAGCACGGGACCTCGCCGAGAGCACGGCTTCTTCGCGCGCAGAGCCCGTGCACGCGTCGACATCCCGTGCTGTCGACGGGGGTGAGGCGCGCCCTGCACCGGTCGCGGTGCGTTCGCCGCTGGTGCGCAGGCTCGCGCGCGATCTGGGTGTCGACGTGCAGACCATCACGGGGACGGGCGCCGACGGCGCGATCACCCGAGGCGATGTTCTGCGCGCGGCGGTGGACACCGCGGTGGACGGCGTCGGCGCAGCCGCGGCATCGGCATCGGCATCGGCATCGGCATCGGCATCGGCATCGGCATCCGCCCCGGCATCCGGCGAGTCGCTCGACGGGCTCGCCGTGCTCTCACGCGAACGGATGAGTCCGCTGCGCAAGGCCGTCAGCGCGAAGCTGTCGCGCAGTCGCACCGAGATCCCCGAGGCGACCGTCTGGGTCGACGTCGACGCGACCGAGCTGTGGAACCTGCGCGCGCAGATGGCTCCCGAAGGCGGCAAGGCGCCCTCGCTGACAGCGCTGCTGGCCCGGTTCACGCTGATCGCTCTGGCCGAGTTCCCGCTGCTGGCATCCCGATTCAATGACGACGCCTCCGAGATCCTGAGTTTCGACGGGGTCAACCTCGGTATCGCCGCCGACACCGATCGCGGACTGATGGTCCCGGTCATCCCCCGCGCACACGATCTCGACGTGCAGCAGCTGGATGCCGCGCTGCGCGAGCTCGCGGCGACCGCACGGGAAGGCCGGATGCCACCGGAACGACTGCGCGGATCGACCTTCACCCTGAACAACTACGGCGGCCTCGGTGTCGACGGCTCGGCGCCCATCATCAACCATCCCGACGTGGCCATGCTCGGCATCGGCCGCATCCTGGAGCGGCCGTGGGTGGTCGACGGCGAGATCGTCGTGCGGCGCATCGCACAGCTGTCGCTGGTGTTCGATCACCGGATGTGCGACGGCGGCTACGCCGCAGGCTTTCTCCGCCGCGTGATGGAGCTCATCGAGCATCCGCTCCGCGCCTACGGGCGGGTCCGATGA
- a CDS encoding acetyl-CoA C-acyltransferase: protein MTDAYLVDGIRTPIGRYGGVLSNVRPDDLAALVVGETVRRSGVPHDAIDEVILGAANQAGEDNRNVARMAVLLAGLPDTLPGITVNRLCASGMSAITMASQAIRSGDADLIVAGGVESMSRAPWVQAKPERAWAKPGAAFDTSIGWRFTNPKLLARDKATFSMPETAEEVARLDGISRADADAFALLSHQRAIAAIDAGRLAAEIVAVQTARGLVDTDEGPRRDTSLEALAKLRPVVDGGQVVTAGNASSLNDGASAIVVASADAVQRHGLRARARIVASATAALAPEIMGLGPVPATEKALRKAGLTVADLGAVELNEAFASQSLASIRRLGLDPEIVNADGGAIALGHPLGSSGSRLIVTLLRRLEATGARYGLATMCVGVGQGTAMIVERLS from the coding sequence ATGACCGACGCATACCTGGTGGACGGGATCCGCACCCCGATCGGACGCTACGGCGGGGTGCTCTCGAACGTGCGCCCGGACGATCTCGCAGCCCTTGTCGTCGGCGAGACCGTCCGGCGCTCCGGCGTGCCGCACGACGCGATCGACGAGGTCATCCTGGGCGCGGCGAACCAGGCCGGCGAGGACAACCGCAACGTCGCCCGTATGGCCGTTCTGCTCGCCGGGCTGCCGGACACGCTCCCGGGTATCACCGTGAACCGGCTGTGCGCATCCGGGATGTCGGCGATCACGATGGCGTCGCAGGCGATCCGATCCGGCGATGCGGACCTCATCGTCGCGGGCGGTGTGGAGTCCATGTCCCGCGCCCCGTGGGTGCAGGCCAAGCCCGAGCGCGCTTGGGCCAAGCCCGGTGCCGCCTTCGACACGTCGATCGGCTGGCGGTTCACGAACCCGAAGCTGCTCGCCCGCGACAAGGCGACCTTCTCGATGCCGGAGACGGCGGAGGAGGTTGCGCGGCTCGACGGGATCAGCCGAGCGGATGCCGATGCCTTCGCCCTGCTCAGCCACCAGCGTGCCATCGCCGCGATCGACGCCGGCCGGCTGGCCGCCGAGATCGTCGCCGTGCAGACCGCGCGGGGACTCGTCGACACCGATGAGGGCCCGCGCCGCGACACGTCGCTGGAGGCGCTCGCGAAGCTGCGCCCTGTCGTCGACGGTGGCCAGGTCGTGACGGCAGGCAACGCCAGTTCGCTCAACGACGGCGCCTCGGCGATCGTCGTTGCCAGCGCGGATGCCGTGCAGCGTCACGGCCTGCGCGCGCGTGCGCGCATCGTCGCATCCGCCACCGCGGCACTGGCACCCGAGATCATGGGGCTCGGCCCGGTCCCCGCCACCGAGAAGGCTCTGCGGAAGGCAGGATTGACGGTCGCGGATCTGGGCGCGGTCGAGCTGAACGAGGCGTTCGCGTCGCAGTCGCTGGCCAGCATCCGCCGCCTGGGCCTGGATCCCGAGATCGTCAACGCCGACGGCGGGGCGATCGCCCTCGGGCATCCGCTGGGCTCCAGCGGATCGCGCCTGATCGTCACCCTGCTTCGCCGGCTCGAGGCGACAGGTGCGCGCTACGGGCTGGCGACCATGTGCGTCGGCGTCGGCCAGGGCACCGCGATGATCGTGGAGCGACTGTCGTGA